Proteins found in one Elephas maximus indicus isolate mEleMax1 chromosome 11, mEleMax1 primary haplotype, whole genome shotgun sequence genomic segment:
- the PPP1R37 gene encoding protein phosphatase 1 regulatory subunit 37 isoform X1, whose amino-acid sequence MELPPQEAPPGPGADGDAEEAPAEARPPSPASPPADSRLKAAAKRVTFPSDEDIVSGAVEPKDPWRHAQNVTVDEVIGAYKQACQKLNCRQIPKLLRQLQEFTDLGHRIECLDLKGEKLDYRTCEALEEVFKRLQFKVVDLEQTNLDEDGASALFDMIEYYESATHLNISFNKHIGTRGWQAAAHMMRKTSCLQYLDARNTPLLDHSAPFVARALRIRSSLAVLHLENASLSGRPLMLLATALKMNMNLRELYLADNKLNGLQDSAQLGNLLKFNCSLQILDLRNNHVLDSGLAYICEGLKEQRKGLATLVLWNNQLTHTGMAFLGMTLPHTQSLETLNLGHNPIGNEGVRNLKNGLIGNRSVLRLGLASTKLTCEGAVAVAEFIAESPRLLRLDLRENEIKTGGLMALSLALKVNHSLLRLDLDREPKKEAVKSFIETQKALLAEIQNGCKRNFVLAREREEKEQRLQLSASMPEITVTEPQPEEEPGEEPASPGEEPATKAQENGAPDPGPSPDSDSDSEGEDEEEEDRKQDEANSNQSPSAPCPVLVPPTDSLGPGDRTPPGGPSSPTEQRISVSSPGRGHKVFVVTRVESPPERAEPPAPPAPPAPLSPPTPPSPPASPAPPPAEVISTQDPGVSEPQPQPESPQSGPLLPNGLKPEFALALPPEPPPGPEAKGGGCGLEHELSCSKNEKELEELLLEASQESGQETL is encoded by the exons CCCAGAACGTGACCGTGGACGAGGTCATCGGCGCCTACAAGCAGGCCTGCCAGAAGCTGAACTGCCGGCAGATTCCCAAGCTCCTCCGGCAGCTCCAG GAGTTCACAGACCTCGGGCACCGCATCGAGTGTCTGGACctgaaag GTGAGAAGCTTGATTATAGGACCTGCGAGGCCCTGGAGGAGGTCTTCAAGAGGCTGCAGTTCAAGGTCGTGGACCTGGAGCAGACAAATCTGGATGAAGAT GGTGCCTCAGCCCTCTTTGACATGATCGAGTACTATGAGTCGGCCACCCACCTCAACATCTCCTTCAACAAGCACATCGGTACCCGTGGCTGGCAGGCAGCTGCCCACATGATGCGCAAG ACGAGCTGCCTGCAGTACCTGGACGCCCGCAACACGCCCCTGCTGGACCACTCGGCGCCCTTTGTGGCCCGCGCCCTGCGCATCCGCAGCAGCCTGGCTGTGCTGCACCTGGAGAACGCCAGCCTGTCGGGGCGGCCCCTCATGCTGCTCG CCACGGCCCTGAAGATGAACATGAATCTACGGGAGCTGTACCTGGCTGACAACAAGCTGAACGGCCTGCAGGACTCAGCCCAGCTGGGCAACCTGCTCAAGTTCAACTGCTCCCTGCAGATCCTGGACCTCCGCAACAATCACGTGCTAGACTCAG GTCTGGCCTACATCTGTGAGGGCCTCAAGGAGCAGAGGAAGGGGCTGGCAACCCTGGTGCTGTGGAACAACCAGCTCACACACACGGGCATGGCCTTCCTGGGCATGACACTG CCGCACACTCAGAGCCTGGAGACGCTGAACCTGGGCCACAACCCCATTGGGAATGAGGGTGTGCGCAACCTGAAGAACGGGCTCATCGGCAACCGCAGCGTGCTGCGCCTCGGCCTGGCCTCCACCAAGCTCACGTGCGAGG GCGCGGTGGCAGTGGCGGAGTTCATCGCCGAGAGCCCCCGCCTCCTGAGACTGGACCTGCGGGAGAACGAGATCAAGACGGGCGGGCTCATGGCACTGTCCTTGGCCCTCAAGGTGAACCACTCCCTGCTACGCCTGGACCTCGACCGTGAGCCCAAGAAGGAGGCG GTGAAGAGCTTCATTGAGACGCAGAAGGCTCTGCTCGCCGAGATCCAGAACGGCTGCAAGCGCAACTTCGTGCTGGCGCGGGAGCGTGAGGAGAAGGAGCAGAGGCTGCAGCTGTCAGCCTCCATGCCTGAGATCACTGTCACTGAGCCACAGCCCGAGGAGGAGCCTGGGGAAGAGCCCGCCAGCCCTGGGGAGGAGCCTGCCACTAAGGCACAGGAGAATGGGGCTCCGGACCCTGGGCCCAGCCCGGACTCAGACTCAGACTCTGAGGGGGAGGACGAAGAGGAAGAAGACAGGAAGCAGGATGAGGCCAACAGCAATCAGAGTCCCTCTGCCCCCTGCCCCGTCCTGGTGCCCCCCACGGACTCCCTGGGCCCTGGGGACAGGACCCCCCCAGGCGGCCCCtcctctcccacagagcagcgcATTTCTGTGTCCAGCCCGGGCCGGGGCCACAAGGTATTTGTGGTGACCCGGGTGGAGAGTCCGCCTGAGAGGGCAGAACCCCCCGCCCCACCTGCCCCACCtgcccctctctccccacccacccctccctccccacctgccTCACCTGCCCCACCACCAGCCGAGGTCATCAGCACACAGGACCCAGGGGTGTCTGAGCCTCAGCCACAGCCGGAGTCGCCTCAGTCAGGGCCACTGCTGCCCAACGGCCTCAAGCCGGAGTTTGCCCTCGCATTGCCCCCGGAACCGCCCCCTGGGCCTGAGGCCAAGGGAGGTGGCTGTGGCCTGGAACACG AGCTGAGCTGCTCCAAGAATGAGAAGGAGCTGGAGGAGCTGCTTCTGGAGGCCAGTCAGGAATCTGGACAGGAGACACTGTGA